The following proteins are co-located in the Nerophis ophidion isolate RoL-2023_Sa linkage group LG04, RoL_Noph_v1.0, whole genome shotgun sequence genome:
- the cnga2b gene encoding cyclic nucleotide gated channel subunit alpha 2b — MTGHTAERGRSPHNLSVKTSLEEEIERTESILSRVPSVCDDTSSELQRVAALDPHGCNSRNSFQRTGAVSRLVSIVVRLREWAHRSLVQEQERPDSFLERFRGPELRNAPSRASNTQTDANGNNAKGTFRNNWDVFVVSPSDDAYYRWLFVIAAAVLYNWFLVVARACFDRLQVTNYICWLVLDYICDTVYIMDTCVRLRTGFLEQGLLVKDHTKLRDSYMRTLQFKLDVASILPTDLFYFYTGIHTPQLRFNRLLRFPRMFEFFDRTETRTNYPNMFRICNLVLYILVIIHWNACIYYAISKSLGFGSDTWVFPNISKPEYSSLTRSYVYCLYWSTLTLTTIGEMPAPVRDEEYVFVVFDFLVGVLIFATIVGNVGSMIANMNATRAEFQARIDAIKHYMHFRKVSKDLETRVIKWFDYLWTNKQAVDEQEVLKNLPNKLRAEIAINVHLETLKKVRIFQDCEAGLLVELVLKLRPQVFSPGDYICRKGDIGKEMYIIKEGKLAVVGDDGITQYALLTAGSCFGEISILNIKGSKMGNRRTANIRSLGYSDLFCLSKDDLMEAVTEYPDAKMVLEERGREILMKEGLLDENGESGELHKEDTEEKVERLESSLDTLQTRFSRLLGEYVHTQQQLKQRITLLERQMNQTDCGTEASHDVGADTESASEVHLDGSPRGNNLQVKNLKSPM, encoded by the exons ATGACAGGCCACACAGCTGAAAGAGGTCGCTCACCCCACAACCTGTCAGTCAAGACCAGTTTGGAGGAGGAGATCGAAAGAACCGAGAGTATTCTAAGCAG GGTTCCATCGGTGTGCGATGACACATCCTCGGAGCTTCAAAGGGTTGCTGCTCTTGACCCTCATGGCtgcaattccaggaattcctttcaAAGGACCGGAGCCGTCTCCAG ACTGGTGAGCATTGTGGTGAGACTGAGGGAATGGGCTCACAGGAGTTTGGTCCAGGAGCAGGAGAGACCGGACTCCTTTCTGGAGCGCTTCAGAGGCCCTGAACTGAGAAATGCACCCAGTCGTGCAAGCAACACACAAACAGACGCCAACGGCAACAATGCCAAAGGAACTTTTAG GAACAATTGGGATGTTTTTGTGGTTTCCCCATCTGATGATGCGTACTATCGCTGGTTGTTTGTCATAGCCGCAGCCGTGCTCTACAACTGGTTCCTTGTTGTTGCAAG GGCGTGTTTTGATAGATTACAGGTGACCAATTACATCTGCTGGCTGGTGCTGGACTACATCTGCGACACGGTGTACATCATGGACACGTGTGTACGACTTCGCACAG GGTTCCTAGAACAAGGTCTTCTGGTGAAGGACCACACAAAGCTGAGGGACAGCTACATGCGCACGTTACAGTTCAAGCTGGACGTAGCGTCCATCTTGCCCACAGACCTGTTCTACTTTTACACCGGCATCCACACGCCCCAACTCAGGTTCAACCGTCTGCTGCGTTTCCCTCGAATGTTCGAATTCTTCGACCGCACCGAGACGCGTACCAACTACCCCAATATGTTCCGCATCTGCAACTTGGTGCTCTACATCCTGGTGATCATTCACTGGAACGCCTGCATCTACTACGCTATATCCAAATCTTTAGGCTTTGGTTCAGACACCTGGGTGTTCCCGAACATCTCCAAACCGGAATATTCCTCTCTCACTCGGAGTTACGTCTACTGTCTGTACTGGTCCACTCTCACGCTAACCACTATTGGAGAGATGCCCGCACCAGTGCGAGATGAAGAGTACGTTTTTGTGGTCTTTGACTTTTTAGTTGGCGTGCTGATCTTTGCCACCATTGTGGGGAATGTGGGTTCAATGATTGCCAACATGAACGCAACCCGTGCTGAGTTTCAAGCTCGGATTGACGCCATCAAACATTACATGCACTTCCGCAAAGTCAGCAAAGACCTAGAGACACGCGTCATCAAGTGGTTCGACTACCTGTGGACCAACAAGCAAGCCGTGGACGAGCAGGAAGTGTTGAAGAATTTACCGAACAAACTCCGCGCGGAGATCGCGATCAACGTCCACTTGGAAACCTTGAAGAAGGTGCGTATTTTTCAAGACTGTGAGGCAGGATTGTTGGTGGAGCTGGTGCTCAAGTTACGCCCACAAGTCTTTAGTCCAGGAGACTACATCTGCAGGAAAGGCGACATCGGCAAGGAGATGTACATCATAAAAGAAGGCAAGCTCGCCGTGGTGGGAGATGATGGCATCACGCAGTACGCCCTCCTCACGGCCGGGAGTTGCTTCGGAGAGATCAGCATTTTGAATATCAAGGGCAGTAAGATGGGAAACCGTCGGACCGCCAACATTCGCAGTTTGGGATACTCTGACCTCTTCTGCCTCTCAAAGGACGACCTAATGGAGGCCGTTACCGAGTATCCAGACGCCAAGATGGTCCTGGAGGAGAGGGGCCGCGAGATCCTGATGAAAGAGGGTCTCCTAGATGAGAATGGCGAAAGTGGCGAGCTCCACAAAGAGGACACTGAGGAGAAGGTGGAAAGGCTGGAGTCTTCTCTCGACACACTGCAGACTCGTTTTTCGCGTCTTCTCGGCGAGTATGTGCACACTCAGCAGCAGTTGAAGCAGCGCATCACGCTGCTGGAGAGGCAGATGAATCAAACGGACTGCGGCACAGAAGCCAGCCATGACGTTGGTGCGGATACGGAATCAGCCAGTGAGGTTCACCTCGATGGTTCTCCTCGTGGGAATAACTTGCAAGTCAAAAATCTTAAAAGCccaatgtaa